From Homalodisca vitripennis isolate AUS2020 chromosome 1, UT_GWSS_2.1, whole genome shotgun sequence, the proteins below share one genomic window:
- the LOC124353261 gene encoding uncharacterized protein LOC124353261 gives MEVGFYGYKVYRADCSISTSSKLSGGGVLIAVSNVLISWNVETPSCSVECAFVAVKQSQNVLLVGGVYLPPNQPAVQYVDFCAAFEEIMLNNDFEGNVLLSGHFNLPHTDWNDTEGTLTDQVARPVFLRCAVYSIFVNYILNDRGIILDLVFSPRADKMVSKALDPILPVESHNPLLEIDTVFMGLKSAIRTSSVPDYKKSNTHEVFNWVQSFLYPQVDVPNMVEHNFTSLCRDLSEVIRRCTPHRIVYRGSFPFWFTPELKRLVILKKKLHRSYKQFPTDRKYMEFQKVRTQCKLLSKACYSNYINQVDSSLQTNIKAFWGHFNRTKKHAQAPPKIFLNDKSTEKPEMMWSLFSEFFASVYQSTTSTPSDYDFNTNLSLGGCHVTCEEVETRLSRLDENKGPGPDGIPPAILKYCGGILAPHITDYFNALISLGIFPQILKLGYVVPIFKSGDQSGIKNYRPVVIQSSLAKLFEAVVLYRLSFSLKNCIVPIQHGFMRGRSASKNLVLYQDDIVNAFSRNHQVDSIYLDLSKAFDRVCHTHLLGS, from the coding sequence ATGGAGGTGGGATTTTATGGCTACAAGGTATACAGGGCTGATTGTTCCATTTCGACTAGCTCCAAGCTAAGTGGAGGTGGGGTTTTGATTGCAGTCAGCAATGTTTTAATCTCTTGGAATGTTGAGACTCCGAGCTGTTCGGTTGAATGTGCTTTTGTTGCTGTCAAGCAATCTCAAAATGTTTTGCTTGTAGGAGGAGTTTACTTACCACCTAATCAACCTGCTGTTCAGTATGTTGACTTCTGTGCAGCCTTTGAGGAAATAATGCTCAACAATGACTTTGAAGGAAACGTTCTTCTTTCGGGACATTTTAACTTGCCCCATACTGATTGGAATGATACTGAAGGGACGCTTACTGATCAAGTAGCGCGACCTGTTTTTTTGAGATGTGCAGTCTATTCAATCTTCGTCAACTATATTTTGAATGATCGAGGAATTATTTTGGACCTAGTTTTTTCCCCAAGAGCAGATAAAATGGTAAGTAAAGCACTGGACCCAATCTTGCCAGTGGAATCTCATAACCCTCTTCTGGAAATTGATACCGTCTTCATGGGCCTTAAATCTGCTATACGTACCTCCTCTGTGCCAGACTACAAGAAATCTAACACCCATGAGGTGTTCAACTGGGTTCAGAGTTTTTTATATCCACAAGTTGATGTGCCAAATATGGTTGAACATAATTTTACTAGTTTGTGTAGGGATCTCTCGGAAGTAATAAGGCGATGCACACCTCACAGGATTGTGTATAGAGGGTCTTTTCCTTTTTGGTTTACTCCCGAGCTAAAGAGGCTTGTTATCTTGAAGAAGAAGTTGCATAGAAGTTACAAACAATTTCCAACTGATCGAAAATATATGGAATTTCAAAAGGTGCGAACTCAGTGTAAACTATTATCTAAGGCCTGTTACAGCAACTACATTAATCAGGTGGATAGCAGCCTTCAGACAAACATAAAGGCATTTTGGGGGCACTTCAATAGAACTAAGAAGCATGCGCAGGCTCCACCTAAAATATTCCTGAATGACAAGTCAACAGAAAAACCTGAAATGATGTGGAGTCTCTTCTCTGAGTTTTTTGCATCCGTATACCAATCGACAACCAGTACTCCATCAGACTacgattttaatacaaatttgtccTTGGGCGGTTGCCATGTCACGTGTGAGGAGGTTGAGACACGCTTATCCCGGCTTGACGAGAACAAGGGACCAGGACCAGATGGTATTCCTCCTGCCATATTGAAGTACTGTGGTGGCATACTTGCTCCCCACATTACAGATTATTTCAATGCATTGATAAGTCTTGGTATCTTCCCACAAATTCTCAAACTTGGATACGTGGTGCCTATCTTCAAGAGTGGAGACCAGTCAGGTATCAAAAACTACAGACCAGTGGTCATTCAGTCTTCGCTTGCAAAACTGTTTGAGGCAGTTGTTCTGTATAGATTGTCATTCTCTTTGAAGAACTGTATTGTTCCCATCCAGCATGGTTTTATGAGAGGACGCTCTGCTTCAAAAAACTTGGTGCTTTATCAAGATGATATCGTCAACGCCTTCTCCCGCAACCATCAAGTGGACTCCATATACTTAGACTTATCAAAGGCGTTTGACCGTGTGTGTCACACACATCTTCTTGGAAGCTGA